In Haloimpatiens massiliensis, the following are encoded in one genomic region:
- a CDS encoding nucleotide sugar dehydrogenase, whose amino-acid sequence MNPLAEKLIEKISNKTATVGVVGLGYVGLPLAVEKAKAGYKVIGFDVQDKKVELVNQGHNYIGDILDEELSDLVKKGLLRATTDFSFVKDVDAVAIAVPTPLDKFKQPDVSYVVESTKSISKYLHKGMLVVLESTTYPGTTEEIVKPILEESGLKCGEDFFLAFSPERVDPGNKLFKTKNTPKVVGGCTEECTKVAATLYRSVLEGEVFEVSSPAVAEMEKILENTFRHINIGLANEMAILCKKMGIDIWEVIEAAKTKPYGFMAFYPGPGLGGHCIPLDPFYLTYKAREYDYHTRLIETAGEINDCMPEFVVDNAMRLLNGHKKALNGAKVLLMGVAYKKDIDDMRESPALKVIEHLEKNGADVIYNDPYVPNFKHAGKEYTSVNWEEAIKTADIVLITTDHSDYDYERIVKEATLLYDTRNATKEVKNNREKIHKL is encoded by the coding sequence ATGAATCCATTAGCAGAAAAATTAATAGAAAAAATTAGCAATAAAACAGCTACAGTAGGTGTAGTTGGACTTGGTTATGTTGGACTTCCACTAGCAGTAGAAAAAGCTAAAGCTGGATATAAAGTAATAGGATTCGATGTTCAAGATAAAAAGGTAGAACTTGTTAATCAAGGACATAACTATATAGGTGATATATTAGATGAAGAACTCTCAGATTTAGTTAAAAAAGGATTGCTTAGAGCTACTACAGATTTTTCATTTGTAAAAGATGTAGATGCAGTTGCTATAGCAGTGCCAACACCATTAGATAAATTTAAACAACCAGATGTTTCTTATGTAGTTGAGTCAACAAAAAGTATATCAAAATACTTACATAAGGGAATGCTTGTAGTACTTGAAAGCACTACATATCCAGGAACTACTGAAGAAATAGTTAAGCCAATATTAGAAGAATCAGGATTAAAATGTGGAGAAGACTTCTTTCTAGCATTTTCACCAGAGAGAGTTGACCCAGGTAATAAATTATTTAAAACTAAGAATACTCCAAAAGTAGTAGGCGGATGTACAGAAGAGTGTACAAAAGTGGCAGCTACTTTATATAGAAGCGTATTAGAAGGAGAAGTATTTGAAGTATCATCTCCAGCTGTAGCAGAAATGGAGAAAATATTAGAAAATACATTTAGACATATAAACATAGGACTTGCAAATGAAATGGCAATATTATGTAAGAAAATGGGTATTGACATATGGGAAGTAATAGAAGCAGCTAAGACTAAGCCTTATGGATTTATGGCATTCTATCCGGGTCCAGGATTAGGTGGACACTGCATACCACTAGATCCATTCTACTTAACATATAAAGCTAGGGAGTATGACTATCATACAAGACTTATAGAAACAGCAGGTGAAATAAATGATTGCATGCCAGAATTTGTAGTAGACAATGCTATGAGACTATTGAACGGTCATAAGAAAGCACTAAATGGTGCAAAAGTACTTCTAATGGGAGTGGCTTATAAAAAGGATATAGACGATATGAGAGAATCACCAGCATTAAAAGTTATAGAACATTTAGAGAAAAATGGCGCAGATGTTATATACAATGACCCATATGTTCCAAATTTTAAACATGCAGGAAAAGAATATACTTCAGTAAATTGGGAAGAGGCTATAAAAACTGCTGATATAGTTCTAATAACTACAGACCATAGCGATTATGATTATGAAAGAATAGTTAAAGAAGCAACACTTCTTTATGATACAAGAAATGCTACAAAAGAAGTTAAAAACAATAGAGAAAAAATACACAAACTTTAA
- a CDS encoding DegT/DnrJ/EryC1/StrS family aminotransferase yields the protein MKVNFYTSKREYEEKKAEFDAAIKNVIERGISTLGQEVKDFEKAVEEFTGVKHAIGVASGTDALVIASDILGFKDGKEVITSPFTFLASTSCIAKHRAKPVFVDIDEETFDIDINKIEEKINKNTAGILPIHLFSQMADMDKIMEIANKYDIRVLEDAAEAFGMRWKGNGETYRHSGTIGDMGIFSFFPTKTLGGYGDGGMIVTNSDELAEMARKLRVHGASKKYHYDYIGYNSRLDTIQAAVLGVKLKYMNEAIKKREEIAKLYMERLGECEYINIPKIKGAQQGVYYVFNILAERRDELAAYLKENEIGYSIYYPVPLHLQECFSYLGYKKGDFPVAERTCEKILALPIYPEITREEVEFVCDTILNFYKK from the coding sequence ATGAAAGTTAATTTTTATACTTCAAAAAGAGAATATGAAGAAAAAAAGGCAGAATTTGATGCTGCTATTAAAAATGTAATAGAAAGAGGAATATCTACTTTAGGACAGGAAGTTAAGGATTTTGAAAAGGCTGTAGAAGAATTTACAGGAGTTAAGCATGCTATAGGAGTTGCATCAGGTACAGATGCATTGGTTATAGCTTCAGACATACTAGGATTTAAAGATGGAAAAGAAGTTATAACTTCACCTTTTACATTTTTAGCATCCACTTCGTGTATAGCTAAACACAGAGCAAAGCCAGTTTTTGTAGATATAGATGAAGAAACTTTTGATATAGATATAAATAAAATTGAAGAAAAAATAAATAAGAATACTGCAGGAATACTTCCAATTCATTTATTTTCACAAATGGCAGATATGGATAAGATAATGGAAATAGCAAATAAATATGATATAAGAGTTTTAGAAGATGCAGCAGAAGCTTTTGGTATGAGATGGAAAGGAAATGGAGAGACTTATAGACATTCAGGGACTATAGGTGATATGGGAATATTCTCATTCTTCCCAACTAAAACTTTAGGTGGCTATGGTGATGGAGGAATGATAGTTACTAATAGTGATGAACTTGCAGAAATGGCAAGAAAGCTAAGAGTTCATGGAGCTTCTAAAAAATATCATTATGATTATATTGGATATAATTCAAGATTAGATACAATTCAAGCAGCTGTATTGGGAGTTAAGCTAAAATATATGAATGAAGCTATAAAGAAGAGAGAAGAAATAGCTAAATTGTATATGGAAAGACTAGGAGAATGTGAATATATAAATATTCCTAAAATAAAGGGAGCTCAACAAGGCGTTTATTATGTATTTAATATATTAGCAGAGAGAAGAGATGAGCTTGCAGCATACCTAAAGGAAAATGAAATTGGATACAGTATATATTATCCAGTACCACTACATCTTCAAGAATGTTTCAGTTACTTAGGATATAAAAAAGGTGATTTCCCAGTAGCAGAAAGAACTTGTGAAAAGATATTAGCTCTTCCAATTTATCCTGAAATAACAAGAGAAGAAGTAGAATTTGTTTGTGATACAATATTGAATTTTTACAAAAAATAG